In a single window of the Nitrospira sp. genome:
- a CDS encoding cytochrome ubiquinol oxidase subunit I yields the protein MGLLAGKRIFSIVALCMMVGLLLLPVVVALPSLAIGGEASAGDAAKKEGDKVEKGRDVYYKTEGIVSGAPAPKTTDGVKDYPRYNFESRVLLWFANQQHLYYGSFVLAVPIFCMIIEFMGVVTKDKALAKRYDQLAYDFIKISLTAYSLTAILGGILIFTFLTLYPAFFSYLSGIFRPVMHIYALMFVAESGTLYIYYYGWDKMREGFLKWIHLSMSVVLNVIGTLLMFLANSWIGFMMSPAGVDEQGRYLGNIWHVIHTALWNPLNLHRILGNMAFGGGVVAAYAAYKFLASKTDEDRAHYDWMGYIAMALGVAFLIPLPFAGYWLMREVYAYRQQMGITLMGGLLAWLFIIQATMIGILFLSTNYYLWQAMGRMRGAEKYQRYIKYLVFLLACGYMVFITPHTMVMTPAELKAMGGQQHPVLGNYGVMSAKNGGINVIITTTVLSFVWYMRGNKVSTVSWAKFGNIFMGVFFACAYFNIIFLAVYGYYIPANVRVGLSVPQVATTLSCLFFMFALNSFMMKGAKQMGPIEWGKISARSQYALIMLATAFTWMMGLMGYIRSSVRLFWHVNEIMRDNSPWAYTHTVGFAANMISANVLFFWITILFVFWLGSLTAKKVPVESKTGIPGSVPQPAPSH from the coding sequence ATGGGCCTTTTAGCCGGCAAGCGCATATTTTCGATTGTGGCGCTCTGCATGATGGTCGGCCTCCTTCTGCTTCCGGTCGTCGTGGCGTTGCCTTCACTGGCTATCGGTGGAGAGGCTTCTGCGGGCGATGCGGCAAAGAAGGAAGGGGATAAAGTCGAAAAGGGTCGGGATGTCTATTACAAGACTGAAGGCATCGTGTCTGGTGCTCCTGCTCCTAAGACGACGGATGGTGTTAAGGACTATCCGAGGTATAACTTTGAAAGTCGCGTGTTGCTCTGGTTTGCGAACCAGCAGCATCTCTACTACGGCAGTTTTGTATTGGCCGTGCCGATTTTCTGCATGATTATCGAGTTTATGGGAGTCGTGACGAAGGATAAAGCACTCGCGAAGCGTTATGACCAATTGGCTTATGACTTTATTAAGATCAGTCTTACTGCCTACTCTCTTACGGCTATTCTGGGAGGTATTCTGATCTTTACCTTCCTGACTCTGTATCCGGCATTCTTCTCGTATTTGTCGGGTATATTCCGTCCGGTCATGCACATCTATGCATTGATGTTTGTGGCGGAGAGCGGAACCCTCTACATCTACTATTATGGCTGGGACAAGATGAGGGAGGGGTTTTTGAAGTGGATTCATTTGAGCATGTCGGTGGTCTTAAACGTCATCGGAACACTGCTCATGTTCCTCGCAAACTCGTGGATCGGTTTCATGATGTCACCTGCCGGTGTTGATGAGCAGGGTCGGTACCTTGGGAATATCTGGCATGTGATTCACACCGCACTCTGGAATCCTCTCAACCTTCACCGCATCCTTGGGAACATGGCATTCGGCGGCGGTGTTGTTGCGGCATATGCTGCGTACAAGTTTTTGGCGTCAAAAACGGATGAAGACCGAGCTCATTATGACTGGATGGGCTACATCGCTATGGCACTGGGCGTTGCATTTCTGATTCCGTTGCCATTTGCCGGATATTGGCTCATGCGTGAGGTTTATGCCTATCGCCAGCAGATGGGTATTACCCTGATGGGCGGTCTGCTTGCTTGGTTGTTCATTATCCAGGCCACGATGATCGGAATTCTTTTCCTGAGTACCAATTACTATCTCTGGCAGGCCATGGGGCGTATGCGTGGAGCAGAGAAGTATCAACGTTATATTAAGTATCTGGTTTTTCTCCTTGCCTGCGGGTACATGGTCTTCATTACTCCGCACACGATGGTGATGACTCCAGCGGAGTTGAAAGCCATGGGAGGTCAGCAACACCCAGTGTTGGGTAACTATGGGGTTATGTCTGCGAAAAACGGGGGCATTAACGTCATTATTACCACCACAGTGTTGAGCTTTGTCTGGTACATGCGAGGGAATAAAGTCTCAACTGTATCCTGGGCAAAGTTCGGTAACATCTTTATGGGCGTGTTCTTCGCCTGCGCGTACTTCAATATTATATTTCTTGCCGTATATGGATATTACATTCCGGCAAACGTCCGGGTGGGTCTGTCGGTTCCTCAAGTGGCAACAACCTTGTCGTGTCTCTTCTTCATGTTTGCATTGAACAGCTTCATGATGAAGGGTGCCAAGCAAATGGGGCCGATTGAGTGGGGGAAGATTTCCGCTCGTTCGCAATACGCTCTCATTATGTTGGCAACCGCGTTTACTTGGATGATGGGGTTGATGGGCTATATTCGCTCATCCGTCAGACTCTTTTGGCATGTTAATGAGATCATGCGAGACAATTCCCCTTGGGCCTATACCCATACGGTGGGGTTTGCCGCCAATATGATTTCGGCCAATGTATTGTTTTTCTGGATTACCATTCTCTTTGTTTTTTGGTTGGGTAGCTTAACGGCGAAGAAGGTTCCGGTTGAGTCCAAGACTGGAATACCTGGTAGTGTTCCGCAGCCGGCTCCCAGTCATTAA
- a CDS encoding PCP reductase family protein — protein sequence MLTCGCGRWMHTEGIEERAYDDGVLQWFIRSECRSCGLKVGIDVPGGQPNQLVDRLLWTDEALHRLDRMPPYLAALTRDEVEQEARSQNTRVVTYDMLLQPRGGNRVEWDPEAERRLDRVPAPVRAMARIELERTAADRGLFRITVALMEEVKAKYFGMGAQKT from the coding sequence GTGCTGACCTGCGGCTGTGGTCGATGGATGCATACGGAGGGGATTGAGGAACGTGCGTATGATGACGGCGTTCTCCAATGGTTCATCCGCTCGGAATGTAGGAGTTGCGGCTTAAAAGTCGGTATCGATGTGCCTGGGGGACAGCCGAACCAGTTGGTCGATCGGTTGCTGTGGACTGATGAGGCGCTGCACCGACTGGACCGCATGCCGCCCTATCTGGCTGCCTTGACTCGAGATGAGGTGGAACAGGAGGCCCGTTCTCAGAACACCCGTGTGGTGACGTATGACATGCTGCTGCAGCCTCGTGGGGGCAACCGGGTTGAATGGGATCCTGAAGCGGAACGCCGGTTGGATCGGGTTCCGGCTCCGGTTCGTGCCATGGCTCGTATCGAACTTGAGCGGACGGCGGCTGATCGTGGGCTCTTCCGTATCACGGTGGCGCTCATGGAAGAAGTGAAGGCGAAGTATTTTGGAATGGGCGCTCAAAAGACGTGA
- a CDS encoding DUF420 domain-containing protein yields the protein MDWLRGPGFFGTQATAGADLSQFMATLFTTLFIIGWVQARRRRADAHHWLMLGGMMSMLSFFVAYYLFRQLGVLAVEGKEGFGGSQSLYDYVFIPVLTLHIILVIIGLIMAVYMMVLGFRSQQFIDGVRSLRESRLMTTWKKIGIVFGVVAVIVLGLFFSRVATAGFSMRKLEVYLIFLALVAFVFAIEMTIQRIWPDGAQRHRALGRFTMVIYCVLFMTGSFTYTMLYILYPGKIG from the coding sequence ATGGATTGGCTACGAGGACCAGGGTTCTTTGGTACACAGGCAACGGCTGGTGCCGATTTAAGCCAGTTCATGGCCACGTTATTCACGACGCTCTTCATCATCGGCTGGGTCCAAGCTCGGCGGCGCCGTGCCGATGCCCATCACTGGCTGATGCTCGGCGGTATGATGTCCATGCTCAGTTTCTTCGTGGCGTACTATCTGTTCCGGCAACTCGGTGTGCTGGCGGTAGAAGGGAAAGAAGGATTCGGCGGCTCGCAATCGCTCTATGACTACGTCTTCATCCCGGTACTGACCCTCCACATTATCTTGGTCATCATCGGGCTGATCATGGCGGTGTACATGATGGTGTTGGGGTTTCGCTCTCAGCAATTCATCGACGGTGTGCGATCGCTCCGGGAATCACGGCTCATGACCACGTGGAAGAAGATCGGGATCGTGTTCGGTGTCGTGGCGGTGATCGTGCTGGGGTTGTTTTTTTCGCGTGTGGCGACCGCCGGATTTTCGATGCGTAAGCTGGAGGTCTACCTGATCTTTCTTGCGCTTGTAGCATTTGTGTTCGCGATTGAGATGACGATCCAACGAATCTGGCCTGATGGTGCCCAGCGGCATCGCGCGCTGGGCCGGTTCACGATGGTCATCTATTGTGTACTATTCATGACCGGAAGCTTTACTTATACGATGTTGTACATCCTGTACCCAGGCAAGATCGGGTGA
- a CDS encoding c-type cytochrome, translated as MGNLIAEALSMGWMALATLAGLLVYFQVSISDPAAKKRAVFKTFIGIVSCFLLFMAIANYKTNFYGESRLLPVSLVMITVTTFIMALYFTNLSALLKIGGMMFFVAAFLSGYGNWLPQVEGGFPPVEEKVTWETMSTQQLADKGEEIIFGGVGKNKEQGAIGKGQCPLCHAFHAGMLGERAPNLLGLPTRKERLEDPKYSKGNPSKREYSVKEAFPGSGTAETVQEYIAESHACPSCYVVAGYGVKGTNDKESPMPSIHKPPISLSLAELAAVDTWIYAREGVEPPSFDEIVKSYEKFVPEADRPKQADDKPAGATSLLADGSEPVDQIFAKAQCVSCHTIPGIPGAMGTIGPKLEEGTTASQRIKDPAYKGTAKSPAEYIMESIVDPSAYVVKPFPDKTMPAIFGQKLSAGALKKIVDYLSQVKTGAPPPKI; from the coding sequence TTGGGTAATTTGATTGCAGAAGCACTGTCGATGGGTTGGATGGCTCTGGCCACCCTTGCGGGTCTGCTGGTTTATTTTCAAGTGTCCATCAGCGACCCTGCTGCGAAGAAACGCGCAGTATTTAAGACGTTCATTGGGATTGTATCCTGTTTTCTTCTATTTATGGCGATCGCCAATTACAAGACCAATTTCTACGGTGAAAGTCGGTTGCTTCCTGTTTCGTTGGTGATGATCACCGTAACCACCTTCATCATGGCGCTGTACTTCACCAACCTTAGCGCTCTCCTGAAGATAGGTGGCATGATGTTCTTCGTGGCTGCGTTCCTTTCTGGCTATGGAAACTGGCTTCCCCAAGTGGAAGGTGGCTTTCCGCCGGTAGAGGAAAAGGTGACGTGGGAAACCATGTCCACTCAACAGCTGGCTGACAAGGGTGAGGAAATTATTTTTGGCGGTGTCGGAAAAAATAAGGAACAGGGGGCGATCGGGAAGGGGCAATGTCCGCTGTGTCATGCCTTCCATGCAGGGATGCTCGGTGAGCGAGCGCCAAACTTGTTAGGTTTACCGACCCGTAAGGAGCGCTTGGAAGATCCCAAGTATTCTAAGGGTAACCCCTCAAAGCGTGAGTATTCCGTCAAGGAAGCATTCCCTGGTTCGGGCACTGCAGAAACCGTACAGGAGTACATTGCAGAGTCACATGCCTGTCCTAGTTGCTATGTCGTTGCTGGTTATGGGGTGAAAGGTACGAACGACAAGGAAAGCCCGATGCCATCTATTCATAAGCCGCCGATATCACTCAGTCTTGCAGAGCTTGCGGCTGTTGATACGTGGATATATGCACGCGAGGGGGTCGAACCTCCATCGTTCGATGAAATTGTGAAGTCGTATGAAAAGTTTGTTCCTGAGGCAGACCGTCCAAAGCAGGCGGATGACAAGCCCGCAGGTGCCACATCGCTGCTGGCGGATGGATCAGAGCCTGTTGATCAAATTTTTGCCAAAGCCCAGTGTGTGTCTTGTCATACCATCCCTGGTATTCCCGGCGCCATGGGGACTATTGGTCCGAAGCTCGAGGAGGGGACAACTGCCTCGCAGCGCATAAAAGATCCAGCCTACAAGGGCACAGCAAAATCACCTGCTGAATACATTATGGAGTCCATCGTCGATCCGAGCGCATATGTTGTTAAACCATTTCCAGATAAGACAATGCCGGCCATCTTTGGCCAGAAATTGAGCGCTGGAGCATTGAAGAAAATCGTTGACTACTTGTCGCAAGTGAAAACCGGAGCGCCGCCACCGAAGATTTAG
- a CDS encoding SUMF1/EgtB/PvdO family nonheme iron enzyme produces MENKGVLVGSIIFVFASFFLMIGLLAYESYKAKQMKQLAASVKSEARPTASSLPAQDFSIYKTKIGDEGREMVQVPEGPFTMGSNDGDPDEAPEHQIYLKGFYIDRNEVTQQEYQRFAKMTKRGMPRIEVFDDDQSKILKPEFAAMSVSWDEAAAYCKWAGKRLPTEAEWEKAGRGESKRRYPWGDKFVVNAANVDGMEDGYKYLAPPGSFEGGRSPYGIHDMTGNVAEWVEDSYDENYYKKSPFRDPKGPDNADLKVVRGGSWRETEHHARLSKRFAAKHWRTDVTIGVRCASDLDSASAES; encoded by the coding sequence GTGGAAAATAAGGGTGTCCTAGTCGGCTCCATTATCTTTGTGTTTGCGTCCTTCTTTCTCATGATCGGTCTGTTGGCCTACGAATCTTATAAGGCCAAGCAGATGAAACAGCTCGCGGCATCGGTGAAGTCCGAAGCACGACCGACGGCCAGCAGTCTGCCTGCTCAGGATTTCTCCATATACAAGACAAAGATCGGAGATGAAGGGCGTGAGATGGTGCAAGTTCCGGAAGGGCCTTTTACGATGGGAAGCAATGACGGTGATCCCGATGAGGCGCCGGAGCATCAGATCTATTTGAAGGGGTTCTATATCGATCGGAACGAGGTCACGCAGCAAGAATATCAGCGGTTCGCCAAGATGACGAAGCGGGGGATGCCGAGAATCGAGGTGTTTGATGACGATCAATCAAAGATCTTGAAGCCTGAGTTTGCGGCGATGAGTGTCTCGTGGGATGAAGCGGCTGCCTACTGCAAGTGGGCAGGGAAGCGTTTGCCCACGGAAGCGGAGTGGGAAAAAGCCGGGCGGGGTGAGAGTAAGAGGCGATATCCATGGGGTGACAAGTTCGTCGTCAATGCTGCCAATGTTGATGGTATGGAAGATGGATATAAGTATCTGGCTCCTCCCGGATCGTTCGAGGGCGGGCGCAGCCCCTACGGTATTCACGATATGACGGGGAACGTGGCAGAGTGGGTTGAGGACTCCTACGACGAGAATTACTACAAGAAATCTCCGTTTCGTGACCCCAAGGGGCCGGACAATGCGGATTTGAAAGTCGTGCGGGGGGGGTCTTGGAGAGAGACCGAACATCACGCAAGGCTGTCCAAGCGGTTTGCCGCTAAACATTGGCGTACCGATGTCACGATCGGTGTTCGCTGCGCAAGTGATTTGGATTCAGCTTCAGCTGAGAGCTGA
- a CDS encoding DUF3047 domain-containing protein, translating into MRCTVSMAAAVLGPIVLVIGIASAITGEPTLVLEAFQAKEADGFPSSWEHENQRSQTKGREAYKVQSENGASFLSAKDAGQRIKKKKIDWDPKVYPILTWRWRLTKAATGNEPLAAVYASLDTDLMFIPVFTKYVWSESKPEGTLTEGGMFSGSEIVVQSGTKEIGQWFEERVNVYEDFKKIHKHEPAEKAWGISIIAAPGVEIDFGPLVALPGK; encoded by the coding sequence ATGAGATGCACTGTGTCGATGGCTGCGGCCGTGCTCGGCCCAATCGTTCTCGTGATTGGGATTGCATCTGCGATTACAGGAGAGCCGACGCTGGTGCTGGAAGCTTTTCAAGCAAAAGAAGCGGACGGGTTTCCCTCTTCATGGGAACACGAAAACCAGCGGAGCCAAACAAAGGGTCGCGAAGCGTATAAGGTACAGTCCGAGAACGGGGCCAGCTTTTTATCTGCGAAGGATGCCGGTCAACGGATCAAAAAGAAAAAAATTGATTGGGATCCTAAGGTCTATCCGATTCTGACTTGGCGATGGCGTCTGACTAAGGCAGCAACTGGAAACGAGCCACTTGCAGCCGTCTATGCCTCTCTCGACACCGATCTGATGTTTATCCCGGTGTTTACGAAATATGTCTGGAGTGAGTCGAAGCCGGAGGGCACCTTGACCGAAGGCGGGATGTTCAGCGGATCCGAGATTGTTGTCCAGTCTGGGACGAAGGAGATCGGACAGTGGTTCGAAGAACGCGTCAATGTGTACGAGGACTTTAAGAAGATCCATAAGCATGAGCCGGCGGAGAAAGCGTGGGGAATCTCCATTATCGCTGCGCCTGGGGTGGAGATCGATTTTGGTCCGCTTGTCGCCCTTCCGGGGAAGTGA
- a CDS encoding methyltransferase, with product MSRELSLAEIFQLGYYWETKILLTAVKLDVFSAIGEASRDIGDVAGRLQAHAPTLSLLLNALVAMKLLTKEGGSYRNSLTALKHLVRHSPQYIGHLLLLHDAEWNNWGKLEETVRTGKRSVDRHVFETDPELGGNVLAVLNRIGQQSGPDLARRLKLVGRERVLDLGGGVGTNAIAFCQVYPDLRATVFDLPATLKLTEKTVKEAGLESRITLHPGDFNRDQLGGPYDVVLMSDILHYQTFQMNQDLVAKAVASLASGGRLIIKDRFLDEAGTGPAWTTAFTVHILMNTQYGSCYKTSEAMQWLVQAGCASTTELEKTAVVQGVKP from the coding sequence GTGTCACGAGAACTCTCACTCGCAGAAATCTTTCAGCTTGGCTACTACTGGGAGACGAAGATCCTCCTGACTGCAGTCAAGCTCGACGTCTTTTCTGCGATCGGCGAAGCATCTCGGGATATCGGTGATGTGGCAGGTCGGTTGCAGGCCCACGCGCCGACGTTGTCGCTCCTCTTGAACGCACTCGTGGCTATGAAGCTCCTAACCAAAGAAGGCGGGTCATATCGCAACTCTTTGACGGCGCTGAAGCATCTCGTTCGGCACTCCCCCCAGTACATCGGTCACTTGCTTCTACTGCACGATGCGGAGTGGAATAACTGGGGAAAGCTTGAAGAGACGGTTCGAACGGGCAAACGGTCGGTGGACCGGCATGTCTTTGAGACGGATCCGGAGTTGGGCGGGAATGTGTTGGCGGTGTTGAACCGTATCGGCCAGCAAAGTGGACCGGATTTGGCCAGGCGGCTGAAACTCGTCGGTCGGGAGCGGGTACTGGATTTGGGGGGAGGAGTCGGTACAAACGCGATCGCCTTCTGCCAGGTGTACCCGGACCTACGTGCAACGGTGTTTGATCTTCCGGCGACGCTCAAACTGACGGAAAAAACGGTGAAGGAAGCCGGATTGGAGTCGCGGATCACACTCCATCCCGGAGATTTCAATAGAGACCAGCTTGGCGGGCCTTACGATGTGGTCCTGATGTCGGACATTCTGCACTATCAGACGTTTCAGATGAACCAGGATTTGGTTGCCAAGGCCGTGGCCTCGTTGGCGTCGGGTGGGCGACTCATCATCAAGGATCGGTTTCTTGATGAAGCCGGCACTGGCCCTGCTTGGACAACGGCGTTTACGGTTCACATCCTGATGAACACCCAGTACGGGAGTTGTTATAAGACGAGCGAAGCTATGCAATGGCTAGTGCAGGCAGGATGTGCCTCTACGACGGAACTGGAGAAGACGGCTGTCGTTCAAGGGGTGAAGCCATAG
- a CDS encoding SUMF1/EgtB/PvdO family nonheme iron enzyme, whose protein sequence is MLESKFKLVFLFVVLVCAAMPIVAIMRGTTVTPYEKPTADTAAEVVSMADSAPGEEPISGEMVTIPAGPFVRGTEGGGFDERPQRTIYLDAFAIDRYEVTNYQYQQFVLATGHRKPGLPSRYAKSGAKVRGINQPIVYVSWDDADGYCRWKGKRLPNEAEWEKAMRGTDGRLWPWGDKEQPDGANWARVQDGHEASARVGTFQSDKSPYGVMDGAGNVMEWVADWYDESYYKSSPEQNPPSPEYGTYRVLRGGGYTTSGGDVRITSRSKMMPDFRDETIGFRCANSTVGTIGEEKKKSEEITENQSSRGSKTRPK, encoded by the coding sequence ATGCTCGAATCAAAGTTCAAGCTCGTTTTCCTGTTTGTTGTGTTGGTCTGCGCGGCTATGCCCATCGTAGCCATTATGCGCGGGACCACGGTTACGCCCTATGAAAAACCGACGGCTGATACCGCTGCCGAAGTTGTGTCGATGGCAGATAGTGCTCCTGGAGAAGAACCTATTTCAGGTGAAATGGTGACGATTCCGGCGGGGCCGTTCGTTCGTGGAACCGAGGGTGGGGGCTTCGATGAGCGCCCGCAACGAACCATCTATCTGGATGCGTTCGCGATTGATCGGTACGAGGTAACGAACTACCAGTATCAGCAGTTTGTTCTGGCCACAGGGCATCGAAAACCTGGACTCCCTTCGCGCTATGCCAAGAGTGGGGCCAAGGTGCGTGGTATCAATCAGCCCATCGTCTATGTGTCCTGGGACGACGCTGATGGGTACTGTCGTTGGAAGGGCAAGCGGCTTCCTAATGAAGCTGAATGGGAAAAGGCTATGCGAGGTACGGATGGAAGGCTCTGGCCATGGGGAGATAAGGAGCAACCTGATGGGGCGAATTGGGCTCGTGTGCAGGATGGTCATGAAGCCTCGGCGCGTGTCGGCACATTTCAGAGTGACAAAAGTCCCTATGGAGTGATGGATGGGGCAGGCAATGTCATGGAGTGGGTGGCTGATTGGTACGATGAAAGTTACTATAAGAGCTCACCGGAGCAGAATCCACCAAGCCCTGAGTATGGCACCTATCGTGTCCTTCGTGGCGGAGGGTACACCACGAGCGGAGGAGATGTTCGAATCACCAGCCGAAGCAAGATGATGCCGGATTTTCGAGATGAAACGATCGGATTTCGCTGCGCAAATTCGACTGTCGGTACGATAGGGGAAGAGAAGAAAAAATCAGAAGAAATTACAGAAAATCAAAGTAGTAGAGGATCAAAAACACGGCCAAAATGA
- a CDS encoding cytochrome ubiquinol oxidase subunit I, which produces MHGSLFRVAICIGFVLMIFGYLGNDPGLSFADSSTDVYFGTEGIPQGPAAPTPQETVYPQIGSLDSRLLVWFVTQQHTYFGGFVLALPLFCALLEFLGLITKKPALALRYDGLARDLAKVAVLAMSVTALIGSLMLTMFITLYPSFMKYMGGTFKGFMPAYAAVFAGEALLLIVYYYGWNRMADRGLKWIHAAIGIVTNIVGTALLMMANAWSAFMMSPAGVDAQGRFLGNAWHLLHSALWNPLNVHRFLADMMSGGAVVLAYACYRFFTSKTDEERAYFDWVGYVFLFVTVCALIPMPFAGYWLMKSVFVFRQTMGVTMMGGLLTWLFVVQALLIGVLFLGINYYLWQSMARIKGGERYQPYYQLLLGVLMLALFIWLTPHTLLTSASEAKAMGGAQHPVIGNYGVMSAKNGAVNILILVTALSFLYYRRANRTMTISWIKTGNILITVLYVVGAVNIIWLSIYGFYLPAKIRVGLSAPQAFTTFTVILVGVVINRLMLRRAVVHGPIQWGKIPLRGMVGLFGLAASFSWVMGLMGYIRSSGRLSWHVSELMADVSPWAFTPDLQYATKMVTLNMVVFWAAVLALFWMCERGQQPVMVEDVREKESPLLNPIPSQET; this is translated from the coding sequence ATGCACGGTTCCCTGTTTCGTGTGGCGATATGTATTGGATTTGTCTTGATGATCTTCGGCTATTTGGGGAATGACCCCGGTTTGTCCTTTGCCGACTCATCCACGGATGTATACTTCGGGACCGAGGGAATTCCGCAGGGACCTGCAGCCCCCACTCCGCAGGAAACGGTTTATCCTCAGATTGGTTCATTGGATAGTCGGTTGCTCGTGTGGTTTGTAACGCAGCAACATACTTATTTTGGTGGATTCGTTCTTGCCTTGCCGTTGTTTTGCGCCTTACTGGAGTTTTTGGGGTTGATCACGAAAAAGCCGGCCTTGGCCCTTCGTTACGATGGTTTGGCGAGAGACCTTGCGAAGGTGGCGGTCCTGGCCATGTCGGTCACGGCGCTGATCGGCAGTCTGATGTTGACGATGTTCATCACGCTTTATCCGAGTTTCATGAAGTATATGGGGGGGACGTTTAAGGGGTTTATGCCGGCCTATGCTGCTGTGTTCGCCGGAGAAGCGTTGCTGCTCATCGTGTACTACTACGGATGGAACCGAATGGCGGATCGAGGCCTCAAGTGGATTCACGCCGCGATCGGCATTGTGACGAACATCGTGGGGACCGCATTACTGATGATGGCCAACGCGTGGTCTGCGTTCATGATGTCGCCGGCCGGGGTCGATGCACAGGGGCGGTTTCTGGGTAACGCGTGGCATCTGTTGCACTCCGCCCTCTGGAATCCTCTGAACGTCCATCGGTTCTTGGCGGATATGATGTCCGGTGGAGCGGTAGTGCTCGCCTATGCCTGTTACCGATTTTTTACCAGCAAGACCGACGAGGAGCGCGCCTATTTTGATTGGGTCGGATATGTGTTCCTCTTCGTCACGGTTTGCGCCCTCATTCCCATGCCGTTTGCCGGGTACTGGCTGATGAAGTCGGTCTTCGTGTTTCGTCAGACCATGGGAGTGACGATGATGGGAGGACTGCTCACCTGGCTATTTGTAGTGCAGGCCCTCTTGATCGGTGTCTTGTTTTTGGGGATCAACTACTATCTGTGGCAGAGCATGGCGCGGATCAAGGGAGGAGAGCGGTATCAGCCTTATTATCAGCTCCTTCTGGGCGTGTTGATGCTGGCGCTCTTCATTTGGTTGACACCGCATACACTGCTGACGTCTGCCAGTGAGGCCAAGGCCATGGGAGGCGCGCAACATCCGGTGATCGGCAACTATGGAGTCATGTCGGCCAAGAACGGAGCGGTGAATATTCTCATCCTCGTGACGGCGCTCAGTTTCTTGTACTATCGCCGCGCGAATCGAACGATGACCATCTCATGGATCAAGACCGGAAATATCCTCATCACGGTGCTGTATGTGGTCGGCGCAGTGAACATCATTTGGCTGTCCATCTACGGATTCTATTTGCCGGCAAAAATTCGCGTCGGGCTTTCCGCTCCACAAGCCTTTACCACGTTCACGGTTATTCTGGTCGGGGTTGTGATCAATCGGTTGATGCTCAGGCGTGCGGTGGTACATGGCCCGATTCAATGGGGAAAGATTCCGCTACGAGGCATGGTTGGATTATTTGGGTTGGCAGCATCGTTCAGTTGGGTGATGGGGTTGATGGGATACATTCGTTCCTCAGGACGCTTGTCATGGCACGTCAGCGAGTTGATGGCTGATGTCTCACCATGGGCCTTCACTCCAGATCTCCAATATGCGACCAAAATGGTGACACTCAATATGGTCGTGTTCTGGGCAGCGGTGCTCGCGTTGTTCTGGATGTGCGAGCGGGGACAACAGCCGGTGATGGTTGAGGATGTGAGAGAGAAGGAGTCTCCTCTACTGAATCCGATTCCATCGCAAGAAACATAG